A stretch of DNA from Sphingomonas ginkgonis:
GGCCGACCGGCGCCCATAGCGCGGGCAGCAGCCCGGGCGGGGGCACGTTGACGCTATCGAGATACTGGGCGGTGACGCTCATTGGCTCGCCCTCGTTCTCCCACAGGTGCGCGACCAGGGTCCGGACCTGGTTGAGCAGCAGGACGCCCGACGTCACCGCCAGGAAGACGAGAAAAACCTTGAGCGGTACGGTCCCGGTCGCGACCAGCGCGACGATGGCGATCGACCAGAGGCAGCAGGACGCCTCCATGATCCGCCAATCGCGGGCGAAGTCGCCGGTCGGTGCCGGGCGGTCGAATTTGGGGTTGATCTGCAGCCCGGACAGCCGCGCGACCACGAAGCGACGCAGCGGCGGGACCAGCAGCGAAAGCGGCGTCAGCACCGCCCAGCGGAAGATCAGGGCAACCGGCGCCAGCACCGCGGTGACGAGGAAGATCGGCAGCGTCCACGGCTTCATCAGCGCGAGCGGCAGATATTCCGGGTCGTCGACCGTGCCATAGTAGGTCTTGGCGTGATGCTGGTTGTGGACGCCCTCGTACATGAAGCTCGGGATCAGCAGCGGCACGCCGACGACCGCGTTCCACGCCGCGCGAAAGCCCGGCAGCGCGCTCTTCTTGAAGTGGGTGAGCTCGTGGATGAAGCTTCCCGCCCGGTACAGCGCCAGGATGGCGACCAGGCCGGCGACAACCGCGAGCGCGGCCGGGCGGGCGACCATCGCGGTCAGCAGGCCGGCATAGCCGAGTGCCGCCGAGCCGAGCATGTCGGCCCAGTAGATGCGCGCGTCGGGCTGGTTCAGGTCGCGGGTCAGCTGCGCCGCCGCCTTCAGCATGGCCTTGTCGTCGCTGCTCGCCCGAACGGCGGCAGACGGGGCCGGAGCCATGTCGCGCAACGGCGCGTCGCTGATTGACAGATCGGTCATAAATGCTTGTCCACGCTCGCCTTTGCCCGAAGATAGTGGCGCGATCATGGCGCTTCCATAGGGCAAGTCCCGCGCTCGCGCGCGACAAGATTATCGGTGACTGTAATCGGCTCCGGCAATGAGCCGCTATCCACCGATCCATGGCTCGGCTAGGCCCGGCGGATGAGCAGTGCGCCCGTCACCATCCGCAAGGTCGAAGGCAAGGCCGACCGCAAGCGCTTCGTCGACTTCGCCTGGGAGGTCTACAAGGACGACCCGGCCTGGGTGCCGCCGCTCAAGGACGAGGTGATGGGGCTGATCACCCCCGGCAAGAACCCCTGGTTCGGACATGCCCGCGCCGATTTCTTCCTCGCTGAGCGCGCGGGCAAGCTCGTCGGGCGGATCAGCGCGCAGGTCGACAGCCTGGTGCTCGAGCATATGGAGCCCGGGCTCGGCAACTGGGGCATGTTCGAGGCGCTCGACGAGGAGGCGGCGCTGGCGCTCATCCGCCATACCGAGCAATGGCTCCGCGAGGCCGGGATGACCAAGGCCATGGGGCCGATGAGCCTTTCGGTGTGGGACGAGCCGGGCCTGGAGATCGAGGGTTTCCAGCAGGCGCCGACCGCGATGATGGGCCATCACCGCCCCGCCTACAAAGGCTGGATCGAGAAGGCCGGCTACGCCAAGGCCAAGGACCTCGTCACCTACTATCTCGATATCAGCGACTGGCGCGACCCCAAGATCAACCGGCTGATCGAGAGCGGCGAGCGCAATCCCCGGATCAACATCCGCAAGGTGGACGTGAAGCGTTTCGACGAGGAAGCGGCGCTGATCCTCAACCTGCTCAACGACGCCTGGTCGGACAACTGGGGCTTCGTGCCGCTGACCCCGGCCGAGATCGCCTATGCCGGCAAGAAGCTGAAGCCGATCATCTACCCCGAACTGGTCCGCATCGCCGAAGTGGACGGCGAGGCGGTCGCCTTCATGCTGACCATCCCCGACATCAACGAGCTGACCCGCGACCTCAACGGCGAGCTGTTCCCGTTCGGGTTCGCCAAGCTGCTGTGGCGCCTGCGCAAGCCGCGCGTGACCCGGCTTCGGGTGCCGCTGATGGGCGTCGCCAAGCGCTTCCAGAGCAGCCGGCTGGCCAGCGTGCTCGCCTTCATGATGATCGAATATACCCGCCGCGACGGAACCCGGAAGTTCGGCGCGACGCATGGCGAGTTCGGCTGGATCCTCGAAGACAACAAGGGGATGCTGTCGATCGCCCAGCTGCCCGGCGCCTCGGTCAACCACCGCTACCGGATCTTCGAAAAGGCGCTGTGAGCGACATCGCGAGCGGATCGACGCCGGACGAGGCGGCGCTCAACGCGCTGCTCGATCGCGAGCCGCGTTCGGTGGACGGCTGGATCGGCAAGGGCGACTGCCGGCTCGCCGCACGCGACGTCGGCGCCGCCGCCTACTTCTACCGGACCGCGCTGCGCCTTGCGGCGGAGCAGGGCATGGCGGTCGAGAATTCGCGGCTCTCCCGCGCCGCCGAGCGGCTGGCGACCATCGAGCATGAGGGTGACGAGCAGCGAACCGCGCTGATGCGGAGCCGCGGCGCGCCGCCGGAGGGCTGGAGCTCCCGCTTCGCGCAGGCGATGGACCATGCGGCCGGCCGCCGCCGCCGCTTCCCGCAGGATCCGACCGCCTTCTTCTACCCCGGTCTCCCGACGATCGAGTTCTTCGACCCCGCCGCGTTCGCCTGGACCGCGGCGGTCGAGGCGGCGGCGCCGGCGATCAGGGCGGAGCTGCTGGCACTGATCGCCGCCGACACCGACTTCCGCGCCTATCTCGGCGACGATGTCGGGGCGGTGCCCCTCGGCGACAATCGCCGGCTCGTGCTCAACAAGGACTGGAGCGTGCTCGCGCTGTGCGAAGCGGGGTGGGTCGACCCGGCGCTGGTCCAGCGCTGCCCGGTGACCTGGTCGACCCTGCTCGCGGCGCCCATCCCGCGGGTCTCGGGCTGGGGCCCGACGGTCACCTTCTCTCTGCTAAAGGCCGGCGCGCACATCGCGCCGCACACCGGCATGCACAACAGCCGGCTGATCTGCCACCTGCCGCTGATCGTGCCCGAGGGCTGCCGCTTCCGCGTCGGCAACGAGGTTCGCGAATGGGTCGAGGGCAAGCTCTTCATCTTCGACGACACGATCGAGCACGAGGCGTGGAACGACGGCGGCGAGGATCGCATCGTCCTGATCTTCGATATCTGGCGCCCCGAGCTCAGCGAGCAGGAACGGGGCGAGCTGACGCGCCTCTTCTCCGACTAGTCGAGCAGCACCCAGGTCGGCGCATGGTCGCTGGCCTTCTCCTCGCCGCGCGCCCAGCGGTCGACGCCCGCCCCGACCAGCCGGTCGGTCGCCACAGGCGAGAGGAGCAGGTGATCGATCCGGAACCCCGCGTCGCGCTGCCAGCAGCCGGCGGTATAGTCCCAGAAGGTGTAGAGCTTGTCGTCCCGTGGGTTGAGCGCGCGCAGCGCGTCGGTCCATCCCTGCCAGCCGATCTGCCGCCACAGCGCGCGCGTCTCGGGCTGGAGCAGCGCGTCGTTCGCGGCCGCCTTGGCCGAGAAGACGTCCCGGTCCTCGGGCACGACGTTCCAGTCGCCCGCCAGCACCACGCTTCGCTCATCCTCGACCAGCTCGGCGGCGTGCAGTCGCATCCGCTCCATCCAGGCCAGCTTGTAGCTGAACTTGTCGGTGCCGACCGGATTGCCATTGGGCAGGTAGAGCGACGCGACGATGGTGCCGTCGACCTCGGCCTCGATGTAGCGGCTGTGACTGTCGTCGGGGTCGCCGGGCAGCCCGACGCGGCGCAGGTCGGGCGAGCGGCCGCGGGTCAGGATCGCGACCCCGTTGAAGCCCTTCTGCCCGTGCCACACCGCGCCGTAACCCGCCGCCTCGATGTCCGCGACCGGCAGTGACTCGTCGGCGCACTTCAGCTCCTGCAGGCAGGCGACATCGGGCTGCTCGCGCTCGAGCCACTCGAGCAGCCGCGGCAGGCGGGCGCGGATCCCGTTGATGTTGAAGGAAGCGATCTTCATGAGGCGCGGGCTTAGCGTCTCGCCCCCTCCCCGTCATGTTGAACTTGTTTCAGCACCCATCCCGCCGCGACCGCCGGCGTTTCGAACATCGGTCCTGAAACAAGTTCAGGACAGCGCAGACAATCAGACCGAGAAGCTCGATCCGCAGCCGCACCCGCTCGCCGCATTGGGGTTCTCGACCTTGAACGCCGCACCGCCCAGATTCTCGACGAAGTCCACCGCGGCGCCCCGGACGAGGTCCAGGCTGACCGGGTCGACCACCAGCTTGACGCCGTCGGTTTCGGCCACCGCGTCGTCGCCCTCGGGCGTGCCCAGCTCGAACTTGTAGGTGAAGCCCGCGCAGCCGCCACCGTCGACGGCGAGGCGCAGGACCGCGGGCTTGCCGGTGCGCTCGGCAATCGCAGCGACGCGCCGGGCGGCGCTGGAGGTCAGGAGAATGTCGGACACGTGGAGAGAGGTAGGCGGCGGGCCAACGACCCGCAAGAGATCAGCGCTTCGGGCCGCCCATCGCGACCTGGTCCATCGAGCTCGTCCCCGCCTTCTGGATCGCGAGCAGATAGTCGGTCGACTTCATGAAGGGGATCGGGTTGACCGCGCGGCCGTCGATCCGGACCTCGTAGTGGAGATGGCTTCCGGTCGAGCGCCCGGTCGAGCCCATGCGGCCGATCAGCTGGCCGCGGCTGATGTGCTGGCCGGCCGAGACGAGCACCGCGCTCATGTGGCCGTAGCGGGTGGCGATGCCCTTGCCATGATCGATCTCGACGAGATTGCCGTAGCCGCCCGCGTTCCACCCGGCGCGCATCACCGTGCCGTCGGCGGTGGCGTAGATCGGCGTTCCGATCGGCCCGGCGAGGTCGATCCCCGGGTGCATGGCGGCGCGCGCCTGGAACGGGTCGGAACGGACGCCGAAGCCGCTGGTGAAGGCGACGTTGGACTTGATCGGCTTCTCGCTCGGGATGGCGATCACGCCATCCTGCAGCTGGTCGAGCTTCTTCCAGCTGTTGAACAGCGCCTTGAAGGTCGGGTTGGCCGCCTCGAACGGGCCGCCGCGGCCGTCGGCGCCGACCCGCGCCGGGGTGAGGCCGAGCTTCTTCAGCTCCTCGGCGGTGACCTGGTAGCGGGTGTCCAGCGCCTTGGCGAGCAGCGCCGCCTGCTGCAGCTGGACGTCCTCGACCTTGGCGAGCGGGCCGCTGGCGACCAGCCGGCCACCCTCGATCGCGGCGAGCAGCTTCGGGTCGACCTTGCCGGCCAGGATCTGCTCCATCAGCTGCTGGCGCTGCTCAATCTTGCGAGCGCGTACTTCGGCATCGGAAGAGCCGGTCGGGATGGCGATCTCGCCCGCGGGAGCGCTGAGCAGCTTGGCGGCCGAATAGCCCGACCAGGCGACGAGACCGAGAATGACGGCGAGGAAGAAGGCCTGAACCGGGGCGGAGAGACGAACGCGGCGGAGCTGCGAACCATCGTGGATGAAGAAGTCCCGGTCGCGGAACAGGCTCTTCGTCGCGGTCAGCGCTTGGGCCATTCGGATCGTCGCTCCAATCAACAGCGATGGCGGCCGCGCTAGCGCCCGTCACCTCGGATACAGTCTCAGGAGCTCCCCAGCCCCCGTCAGCAAACGGACTTGCCCCTCCGCTTGCGACACGCAGAAAAGACCTCGGGTGGTTAATTCTTTCAATCCCACCGATCCCGACTCGGGACGAACGGTTGGGCGACCCGGATGAATTGAGGAAAGAATCTAATCTGGGTTGCCCAAGCGATGGATCGAATTGAAGAATTCACGTGAGCGAATCCGACGATGGCCTTCGCGGAGGCCCAGCGCTAAGGCCATCGACGGGCCACGCCGTCCCAACGCGGCGCGTGCTCTCTGCAAGGAGAGTTGAATTGACGACCCCACTACCCGCGACGCGTCCCGCGCGTCCGTTCTTCTCGTCCGGTCCCTGCGCCAAGCCGCCGGGCTGGTCCCCTGACAGGCTCGCTACGGAATCGCTCGGTCGATCGCATCGCTCGAAGCTCGGTAAGGCGCGCCTTCAATACTGCATCGACCTGATGCGCGAGCTGCTCGAGCTTCCCGACACCCACCGGATCGGCATCGTGCCGGGCTCCGATACCGGCGCCTTCGAGATGGCGATGTGGACGATGCTCGGTGCCCGCCCGGTCACCACGCTTGCCTGGGAAAGCTTCGGCGAAGGCTGGGTGACCGACGCGCTCAAGCAGCTGAAGCTCGATCCGACGATCCTGCGCGCCGACTATGGACAGCTGCCGCACCTATCGGCCGTCGACTGGTCGAACGACGTGTTGTTCACTTGGAACGGCACGACCTCGGGCGTCCGAGTGCCGGACGGCGAGTGGATCGCCGACGATCGCGCCGGCCTGAGCTTTGCCGACGCGACCAGCGCCGTCTTCGCCTATCATCTCCCGTGGGAGAAGATCGATGTCGCCACCTTCTCCTGGCAGAAGGTCCTCGGCGGGGAGGGCGCGCACGGCGTGCTGATCCTCGGGCCCCGCGCGGTCGAGCGGCTGGAGAGCTACACGCCCGCCTGGCCGCTCCCCAAGGTCTTCCGGCTGATGGCCAAGGGCAAGCTCGCCGAGGGCATCTTCAAGGGCGAGACGATCAACACGCCCTCGATGCTCGCGGTCGAAGACGCGATCTTCAGCCTCGAATGGGCGAAGTCGGTCGGCGGCGCCAAGGGCCTCCAGGCGCGCTCGGACGCCAACGCCGGCGCGCTCGACCGGATCGTCAAGGAACGCGACTGGCTCGGCCATCTCGCCGCCGCCGTCGCCAGCCGCTCGACCACCTCGGTCTGCCTGACCGTCGAGGGCGCGGACGAGGACTTCATCAAGAAGTTCGCTGCCCTGCTCGAGAATGAAGGCGCGGCGTTCGACATCGCCGGCTACCGCGACGCCCCGCCGGGGCTTCGCATCTGGTGCGGAGCGACGGTCGACACCGCCGACATCGAGGCGCTCGGCCCATGGCTCGACTGGGCCTGGAATCAACTCAAGAGCTAAGCGTCACCCCCGCGAAAGCGGGGGTCCAGCTACTCTCCCACGCGACGAAGCGGGATCCCCGCTTTCGCGGGGATGACGAAGGAAAATATCACCCATGACCACCCAACCCAAGGTCCTCATCAGCGACAAGATGGATCCCCGCGCCGCCGCGATCTTCCGCGAGCGCGGGATCCAGGTCGACGAGATCACCGGCAAGACACCCGAGGAGCTCGCCGCGATCGTCGGCGACTATGACGGGCTCGCCATCCGCAGCTCGACCAAGGTGACCCCCAAGATCCTCGCCGCCGCCACCAGCCTCAAGGTCGTCGGCCGCGCCGGGATCGGCGTCGACAATGTCGACATCCCCGCCGCCACGGCGCGCGGCGTGGTGGTGATGAACACCCCGTTCGGCAACTCGATTACCACCGCCGAACACGCCATCGCCCTGCTCTTCGCGCTCGCCCGCCAGCTGCCCGAGGCCGATGCCTCGACTCAGGCCGGCAAGTGGGAGAAGAACCGCTTCATGGGGGTCGAGGTCACCGGCAAGACGCTGGGCCTGATCGGCGCCGGCAACATCGGCTCGATCGTCGCATCCCGCGCGCTCGGCCTGCGCATGAAGGTCGTCGCCTTCGACCCCTTCCTCTCGCCGGAGCGCGCGGTCGAGATCGGGGTCGAGAAGGTCGAGCTCGACGAGCTGCTCCGCCGCGCCGACTTCATCACGCTGCACACGCCGCTGACCGACCAGACCCGCAATATTCTTAGCCGCGAGAACATCGCGAAGACCAAGAAGGACGTCCGCATCGTCAACTGCGCGCGCGGCGGGCTGATCGACGAGGCGGCGCTCAAGGATGCGCTCGACAGCGGCCAGATCGCCGGCGCCGCACTCGACGTGTTCGAGACCGAGCCGGCCACCGCCTCGCCGCTGTTCGGCACCCCGGGCTTCATCTCCACCCCGCATCTCGGCGCCTCGACCAACGAGGCGCAGGTCAACGTCGCGATCCAGGTCGCCGAGCAGATGAGCGACTTCCTCCTCCTGGGCGGGGTCACCAACGCGATCAACGTCCCGAGCCTCAGCGCCGAGGAGGCGCCGCGCCTCAAGCCCTACATGGCACTGGCGGAAAAGCTCGGCAGTCTGGTCGGCCAGCTCGCCCGCGGCAGCATCGCCGGCCTCTCGATCGAGACTGAGGGCGCCGCGGCGGAGCTCAACATGAAGCCGATCACCGGTGCGGTGCTGGCCGGCTACATGAGGGTTCACTCGGACACGGTGAACATGGTCAACGCGCCCTTCCTCGCCAAGGAACGCGGGCTCGACGTCCGCGAGGTGCGCCACGACCGCGAGGGCGACTATCACACACTCGTCCGGGTCACCGCGCACACCCAGGCGGGCGATCGCGCCGTCGCGGGCACGCTGTTCGGCAACGCCGCCCCGCGCCTCACCGAGCTGTTCGGGGTCAAGGTCGAGGCCGACCTCGCCGGCGACATGCTCTACATCGTCAACGAGGACGCGCCCGGCTTCATCGGCCGGCTCGGCACGACGCTCGGCGAAGCGGGGATCAACATCGGCACCTTCCACCTCGGCCGGATCGACGCCGGCGGCGAGGCGGTGCTGCTGCTGTCGGTGGACGAGCCGGTCGGCGCCGAAGTGGTCGCCCGCATCGAGCAGCTCCCCGGCGTCAAGCAGGTCCGCCCGCTCAAGTTCTAGCGTCGGCCAGCGTCATTCCTCCCCTGAGCTCCGCTCGGGGGAGGGGGACCATGGCGCGCAGCGGCATGGTGGAGGGGCCCGGCGCCACCATCGACTCTCCGCTCGCCCTC
This window harbors:
- a CDS encoding fatty acid desaturase family protein, which encodes MTDLSISDAPLRDMAPAPSAAVRASSDDKAMLKAAAQLTRDLNQPDARIYWADMLGSAALGYAGLLTAMVARPAALAVVAGLVAILALYRAGSFIHELTHFKKSALPGFRAAWNAVVGVPLLIPSFMYEGVHNQHHAKTYYGTVDDPEYLPLALMKPWTLPIFLVTAVLAPVALIFRWAVLTPLSLLVPPLRRFVVARLSGLQINPKFDRPAPTGDFARDWRIMEASCCLWSIAIVALVATGTVPLKVFLVFLAVTSGVLLLNQVRTLVAHLWENEGEPMSVTAQYLDSVNVPPPGLLPALWAPVGLRYHALHHLLPGVPYHNLGEAHRRISAALDEGSVYHATSHRHLHRLVGRLAASTMRR
- a CDS encoding N-acetyltransferase yields the protein MSSAPVTIRKVEGKADRKRFVDFAWEVYKDDPAWVPPLKDEVMGLITPGKNPWFGHARADFFLAERAGKLVGRISAQVDSLVLEHMEPGLGNWGMFEALDEEAALALIRHTEQWLREAGMTKAMGPMSLSVWDEPGLEIEGFQQAPTAMMGHHRPAYKGWIEKAGYAKAKDLVTYYLDISDWRDPKINRLIESGERNPRINIRKVDVKRFDEEAALILNLLNDAWSDNWGFVPLTPAEIAYAGKKLKPIIYPELVRIAEVDGEAVAFMLTIPDINELTRDLNGELFPFGFAKLLWRLRKPRVTRLRVPLMGVAKRFQSSRLASVLAFMMIEYTRRDGTRKFGATHGEFGWILEDNKGMLSIAQLPGASVNHRYRIFEKAL
- a CDS encoding aspartyl/asparaginyl beta-hydroxylase domain-containing protein — its product is MSDIASGSTPDEAALNALLDREPRSVDGWIGKGDCRLAARDVGAAAYFYRTALRLAAEQGMAVENSRLSRAAERLATIEHEGDEQRTALMRSRGAPPEGWSSRFAQAMDHAAGRRRRFPQDPTAFFYPGLPTIEFFDPAAFAWTAAVEAAAPAIRAELLALIAADTDFRAYLGDDVGAVPLGDNRRLVLNKDWSVLALCEAGWVDPALVQRCPVTWSTLLAAPIPRVSGWGPTVTFSLLKAGAHIAPHTGMHNSRLICHLPLIVPEGCRFRVGNEVREWVEGKLFIFDDTIEHEAWNDGGEDRIVLIFDIWRPELSEQERGELTRLFSD
- the xth gene encoding exodeoxyribonuclease III, encoding MKIASFNINGIRARLPRLLEWLEREQPDVACLQELKCADESLPVADIEAAGYGAVWHGQKGFNGVAILTRGRSPDLRRVGLPGDPDDSHSRYIEAEVDGTIVASLYLPNGNPVGTDKFSYKLAWMERMRLHAAELVEDERSVVLAGDWNVVPEDRDVFSAKAAANDALLQPETRALWRQIGWQGWTDALRALNPRDDKLYTFWDYTAGCWQRDAGFRIDHLLLSPVATDRLVGAGVDRWARGEEKASDHAPTWVLLD
- a CDS encoding HesB/IscA family protein; this encodes MSDILLTSSAARRVAAIAERTGKPAVLRLAVDGGGCAGFTYKFELGTPEGDDAVAETDGVKLVVDPVSLDLVRGAAVDFVENLGGAAFKVENPNAASGCGCGSSFSV
- a CDS encoding M23 family metallopeptidase; translated protein: MAQALTATKSLFRDRDFFIHDGSQLRRVRLSAPVQAFFLAVILGLVAWSGYSAAKLLSAPAGEIAIPTGSSDAEVRARKIEQRQQLMEQILAGKVDPKLLAAIEGGRLVASGPLAKVEDVQLQQAALLAKALDTRYQVTAEELKKLGLTPARVGADGRGGPFEAANPTFKALFNSWKKLDQLQDGVIAIPSEKPIKSNVAFTSGFGVRSDPFQARAAMHPGIDLAGPIGTPIYATADGTVMRAGWNAGGYGNLVEIDHGKGIATRYGHMSAVLVSAGQHISRGQLIGRMGSTGRSTGSHLHYEVRIDGRAVNPIPFMKSTDYLLAIQKAGTSSMDQVAMGGPKR
- a CDS encoding phosphoserine transaminase translates to MLSARRVELTTPLPATRPARPFFSSGPCAKPPGWSPDRLATESLGRSHRSKLGKARLQYCIDLMRELLELPDTHRIGIVPGSDTGAFEMAMWTMLGARPVTTLAWESFGEGWVTDALKQLKLDPTILRADYGQLPHLSAVDWSNDVLFTWNGTTSGVRVPDGEWIADDRAGLSFADATSAVFAYHLPWEKIDVATFSWQKVLGGEGAHGVLILGPRAVERLESYTPAWPLPKVFRLMAKGKLAEGIFKGETINTPSMLAVEDAIFSLEWAKSVGGAKGLQARSDANAGALDRIVKERDWLGHLAAAVASRSTTSVCLTVEGADEDFIKKFAALLENEGAAFDIAGYRDAPPGLRIWCGATVDTADIEALGPWLDWAWNQLKS
- the serA gene encoding phosphoglycerate dehydrogenase, translating into MTTQPKVLISDKMDPRAAAIFRERGIQVDEITGKTPEELAAIVGDYDGLAIRSSTKVTPKILAAATSLKVVGRAGIGVDNVDIPAATARGVVVMNTPFGNSITTAEHAIALLFALARQLPEADASTQAGKWEKNRFMGVEVTGKTLGLIGAGNIGSIVASRALGLRMKVVAFDPFLSPERAVEIGVEKVELDELLRRADFITLHTPLTDQTRNILSRENIAKTKKDVRIVNCARGGLIDEAALKDALDSGQIAGAALDVFETEPATASPLFGTPGFISTPHLGASTNEAQVNVAIQVAEQMSDFLLLGGVTNAINVPSLSAEEAPRLKPYMALAEKLGSLVGQLARGSIAGLSIETEGAAAELNMKPITGAVLAGYMRVHSDTVNMVNAPFLAKERGLDVREVRHDREGDYHTLVRVTAHTQAGDRAVAGTLFGNAAPRLTELFGVKVEADLAGDMLYIVNEDAPGFIGRLGTTLGEAGINIGTFHLGRIDAGGEAVLLLSVDEPVGAEVVARIEQLPGVKQVRPLKF